Proteins encoded in a region of the Agromyces protaetiae genome:
- a CDS encoding alpha/beta fold hydrolase — protein MAAPNPAITAMPSPQYVMTAEGRRIATYVWDPDARDDDDAPTVLCVHGFASSCRDNWVSTGWVRDLTRAGFRVLGVDQLGHGASDKPHESSEYTMDALVQDLVTVLDTYLLDAVRYSGYSLGARVGWQLAVQAPERVERAVLGGIPDGRPLARLQIEQARAYAESGTPIDHRVTQNYVTLAERVPGNEILALVALAEGMRLGDADPDPVHPPAQPVLFATGSEDAILEQSRALAAATPAGHFFEVPGRHHFNSPGSRAYRQAALAFLAGRPPEAGGA, from the coding sequence ATGGCTGCTCCCAACCCGGCGATCACCGCGATGCCGTCCCCGCAGTACGTGATGACCGCCGAGGGGCGGCGCATCGCGACCTACGTGTGGGACCCCGACGCGCGGGACGACGATGACGCGCCGACCGTGCTGTGCGTGCACGGGTTCGCGTCGAGCTGCCGCGACAACTGGGTGAGCACCGGGTGGGTGCGTGACCTGACCCGCGCCGGCTTCCGTGTGCTCGGGGTCGACCAGCTCGGGCACGGCGCGAGCGACAAGCCGCACGAGTCGTCGGAGTACACCATGGACGCGCTCGTGCAGGACCTGGTCACCGTGCTCGACACGTATCTGCTCGACGCCGTGCGCTACTCGGGATACTCGCTCGGGGCTCGCGTCGGCTGGCAGTTGGCGGTGCAGGCGCCCGAACGCGTTGAGCGTGCGGTGCTCGGCGGCATCCCCGACGGCCGGCCGCTCGCGCGGTTGCAGATCGAGCAGGCGCGCGCCTACGCCGAGTCGGGGACTCCGATCGACCACCGCGTCACGCAGAACTACGTCACGCTCGCCGAGCGTGTCCCGGGCAATGAGATCCTCGCGCTCGTCGCACTCGCCGAGGGCATGCGCCTCGGCGATGCCGACCCCGACCCGGTGCATCCGCCCGCGCAACCCGTGCTGTTCGCAACCGGCAGCGAAGACGCGATCCTCGAGCAGTCTCGCGCCCTGGCCGCCGCCACGCCCGCTGGACACTTCTTCGAGGTGCCGGGCCGGCACCATTTCAACTCGCCGGGTTCCAGAGCGTATCGGCAGGCCGCCCTCGCCTTCCTCGCCGGCCGCCCACCCGAGGCGGGCGGGGCGTGA
- a CDS encoding ribose-5-phosphate isomerase → MIEPLRLVVGSDDAGFAYKEALRADLEGSELVSSVRDVGVASDGHTPYPSIATTAAELVAAGKADRALLICGTGLGVAIAANKVRGIRAVTAHDSFSVERAVLSNDAQILCVGQRVVGLELARRLVREWLAYRFDPTSASAEKVAGILAYERRQPVVPADRSC, encoded by the coding sequence ATGATCGAACCGCTTCGACTGGTGGTCGGGTCGGATGACGCCGGCTTCGCATACAAAGAGGCGCTACGCGCCGACCTGGAAGGCTCCGAGCTTGTCTCTTCCGTGCGCGATGTCGGAGTCGCCTCCGACGGCCACACACCATACCCGAGCATCGCGACCACCGCAGCCGAACTCGTCGCCGCAGGTAAGGCCGATCGTGCGCTGCTCATCTGCGGAACCGGGCTCGGAGTCGCGATCGCCGCGAACAAGGTCCGCGGCATCCGCGCGGTCACGGCTCACGACTCGTTCTCGGTCGAGCGCGCGGTGCTCTCGAACGATGCCCAGATCCTATGCGTAGGCCAGCGCGTCGTCGGCCTCGAGCTCGCACGGCGGCTCGTTCGCGAGTGGCTCGCGTACCGTTTCGACCCGACCTCGGCCTCTGCCGAGAAGGTAGCGGGCATTCTCGCCTACGAGCGCCGCCAGCCGGTCGTGCCCGCGGATCGCTCGTGCTGA
- a CDS encoding MFS transporter, giving the protein MAPTGMSRDQRIVLSIAVLASFVSFLDGTVVTVALPAIMHDLGGGLTTQQWVVDAYLITLGALILVAGSLSDVYGRLLILRIGLIGFGLTSIAIAAAPTPEFLIVARALQGVAGALLVPSSLALITSNFRDAAQARAIGVWTALTTAAMVAGPVIGGLFVDFASWRYAFLINVLPIAITMWLLVRLGHRDVRHPGARIDWLGAVLCTVGLGGAVFALIEQPNLGWSPLIIVTLVVGVLSFAGFLVRQRFAAQPMMPLSLFRVRNFWSGNVTTLFVYAALSLNGFVLGVYLQQGAGLPATLAGLATLPSTIIMIVLSSRVGAWSGRIGPRVFMTVGPLLMAVGALLLLTVSADFSYWWQVLPSVLVFGFGLTLTVAPLTSAILGSIEPAKSGIASAVNNAVARVAGLLVIAMLAAIVGGQLDLDGFHRAAIVTAALLAAGGIVSWIWIRKPEDEPGSAASLQAETTETAATTPEEAADGR; this is encoded by the coding sequence ATGGCTCCGACCGGGATGTCTCGTGACCAGCGGATCGTGCTCTCGATCGCGGTGCTCGCGTCGTTCGTGTCGTTCCTCGACGGCACGGTCGTCACGGTCGCGCTGCCCGCGATCATGCACGACCTCGGCGGCGGGCTCACCACTCAGCAGTGGGTCGTCGACGCGTACCTGATCACGCTCGGCGCGCTGATCCTCGTGGCCGGGTCGCTGAGCGACGTGTACGGCCGGCTCCTCATCCTCCGCATCGGCCTCATCGGCTTCGGCCTCACGTCGATCGCGATCGCGGCCGCGCCGACCCCAGAGTTCCTGATCGTCGCGCGCGCCCTGCAGGGCGTCGCGGGCGCGCTGCTCGTGCCGAGCTCGCTCGCGCTCATCACGTCGAACTTCCGCGATGCGGCGCAGGCGCGCGCGATCGGCGTCTGGACCGCGCTGACGACGGCCGCCATGGTGGCCGGCCCGGTGATCGGCGGCCTGTTCGTCGACTTCGCCTCGTGGCGGTACGCGTTCCTCATCAATGTGCTGCCCATTGCGATCACCATGTGGCTGCTGGTGCGGCTCGGCCACCGCGACGTGCGACACCCCGGAGCCCGCATCGACTGGCTCGGCGCGGTGCTCTGCACGGTCGGGCTCGGCGGGGCGGTGTTCGCGCTCATCGAGCAGCCCAACCTCGGCTGGTCGCCGCTCATCATCGTGACGCTCGTCGTCGGCGTCCTCTCGTTCGCCGGATTCCTCGTGCGACAGCGGTTCGCGGCGCAGCCCATGATGCCGCTGTCGCTCTTCCGCGTGCGGAACTTTTGGAGCGGCAACGTCACGACCCTGTTCGTGTACGCGGCGCTCTCGCTGAACGGCTTCGTGCTCGGCGTCTACCTGCAGCAGGGCGCCGGTCTGCCCGCGACGCTCGCGGGGCTCGCCACGCTGCCGTCGACGATCATCATGATCGTGCTGAGCTCGCGCGTCGGCGCCTGGTCGGGCAGGATCGGGCCGCGCGTCTTCATGACGGTCGGGCCGCTGCTCATGGCCGTCGGCGCGCTGCTGCTGCTCACGGTGTCGGCCGACTTCTCGTACTGGTGGCAGGTGCTGCCGAGCGTGCTGGTGTTCGGCTTCGGGCTGACGCTGACGGTGGCGCCGCTGACCTCCGCGATCCTCGGCTCGATCGAGCCCGCCAAGTCGGGCATCGCCTCGGCCGTCAACAATGCCGTCGCGCGTGTCGCCGGCCTGCTCGTGATCGCTATGCTCGCCGCGATCGTCGGCGGGCAGCTCGACCTCGACGGGTTCCACCGCGCGGCGATCGTGACCGCCGCGCTGCTCGCCGCGGGCGGCATCGTGTCGTGGATCTGGATCCGTAAGCCGGAGGACGAGCCCGGCAGCGCCGCCTCGCTGCAGGCGGAGACGACAGAGACGGCGGCGACGACCCCCGAGGAGGCCGCCGATGGCCGGTGA
- a CDS encoding IclR family transcriptional regulator has protein sequence MLELLADAREPLSIDELASRLGVHRSVAYRLLRTLEHHRLTVRDAAGRIALGARLAALAAGVAHDLQAEALPELTSAANELGMTCFLAVLDADEVVTLTSVEPRHAIASVAQRPGSRHAFGLGAPGKAIAAALPESRWPGALDAARRADVDEARARGFAISHDEVIQGLRSTAVPLVLPSGQPAAVAVVYVSNARSDAQIAERLTAASHTIRGALGG, from the coding sequence ATGCTCGAGCTGCTCGCCGACGCGCGTGAGCCGCTGAGCATCGATGAGCTCGCGAGCCGGCTCGGCGTGCACCGCTCGGTCGCGTACCGGCTGCTGCGCACGCTCGAGCATCACCGGCTCACGGTGCGCGACGCCGCGGGCCGCATCGCCCTCGGCGCCCGGCTCGCGGCGCTCGCGGCGGGCGTCGCGCACGATCTCCAGGCCGAGGCGCTGCCCGAGCTCACGAGCGCGGCGAACGAGCTCGGCATGACCTGCTTCCTCGCGGTGCTCGACGCCGACGAGGTCGTCACGCTCACGAGCGTCGAGCCTCGACACGCGATCGCGTCGGTCGCGCAGCGGCCGGGAAGCCGGCACGCGTTCGGCCTCGGCGCACCGGGTAAGGCCATCGCCGCGGCGCTGCCCGAGAGCCGGTGGCCGGGCGCGCTGGATGCCGCTCGGCGTGCCGACGTCGACGAGGCGCGCGCCCGGGGCTTCGCCATCAGTCACGACGAGGTCATCCAGGGGCTTCGCTCGACGGCGGTGCCGCTCGTGCTGCCCAGCGGCCAGCCGGCCGCCGTCGCGGTCGTCTACGTGTCGAACGCGCGTTCCGACGCGCAGATCGCCGAGCGTCTCACGGCCGCCTCACACACGATCCGCGGCGCGCTCGGCGGCTGA
- a CDS encoding triose-phosphate isomerase family protein: MLTHAVVAPYLIGVSHKMYLSHARAIAWTSAVAELALDHPALVGGLAELFVAPSHVALAPAAELLRGTGVRLAAQDASWMDTGAFTGENSPAVLAEVGCSMVELGHAERRRLFGEHDTMVAKKTQAAFRNGLTPILCVGEVDPRGDAARLAIAQLDAALSLVDDEGTTGPVVVAYEPVWAIGADRPAPTDHVVEVVQAIDTHLAQHPLRPGSRVIYGGSAGPGTLARFGGEVRGLFLGRFAHEPAALRDVCDEVAALVEASIRPAFD; the protein is encoded by the coding sequence GTGCTGACGCACGCGGTGGTGGCCCCGTATCTGATCGGTGTGAGCCACAAGATGTACCTCAGCCATGCCCGGGCGATTGCATGGACATCGGCGGTGGCCGAACTCGCTCTGGATCACCCGGCGCTCGTCGGTGGGCTGGCCGAGTTGTTCGTCGCGCCGTCCCATGTGGCGCTCGCACCCGCGGCGGAACTGCTTCGCGGAACCGGAGTGCGGCTCGCTGCACAGGATGCGTCCTGGATGGATACGGGCGCATTCACGGGTGAGAACAGCCCAGCTGTGCTGGCGGAGGTCGGGTGCTCCATGGTCGAACTCGGCCACGCCGAGCGGCGAAGGCTGTTCGGCGAGCACGACACGATGGTGGCGAAGAAGACGCAGGCGGCCTTTCGCAACGGCCTGACGCCGATCCTGTGTGTGGGCGAGGTCGATCCCCGAGGAGATGCGGCTAGGTTAGCCATCGCGCAGCTCGACGCCGCACTCTCCCTGGTCGACGACGAAGGGACGACTGGGCCCGTAGTTGTCGCGTACGAGCCGGTCTGGGCGATCGGTGCGGACCGGCCGGCGCCGACCGACCACGTCGTCGAGGTCGTACAGGCCATCGATACCCATCTCGCGCAGCATCCGTTGCGACCGGGCAGTCGCGTGATCTACGGCGGGAGCGCAGGCCCGGGCACGCTCGCCCGCTTCGGGGGCGAGGTCCGGGGACTCTTCCTCGGTCGATTCGCGCACGAGCCGGCCGCGCTGCGTGATGTGTGTGACGAGGTCGCTGCGCTCGTCGAGGCGTCCATCCGACCCGCGTTCGACTAG
- a CDS encoding FAD-binding monooxygenase produces MQFHHHGYVSGDPRVEPAAGVGVNRPDELPDEVDVLIVGSGPAGMIAAAQLAQFPDVVTRLVERRPGRLEIGQADGIQARSVETFQAFGFAERITAEAYRITEMAFWKPDPADPARIHRAARAVDDPTGISEFPHLLVNQARVLDYFAEYAVNSPARVRPDYGYEFTGLQVAEHGDHPVAVTLRRTAGPDEGRERVVHAKYVLGADGARSRVRAAIGCHMAGDQANHAWGVMDVLAVTDFPDIRTKCSIQSEAGNILLIPREGGYLFRMYVDLGEVGADDHGAVRQTTIEQIIARANEIMHPYTLDVRNVAWHSVYEVGHRLTDRFDDVTDVSGGRTPRVFIAGDACHTHSAKAGQGMNVSMQDGWNLAWKLGHVLEGRSPESLLATYSAERQVVAQNLIDFDRTWSTLMATKPEDLADPAELEEFYVRTAEFPAGFMTQYTRSLIVGDAAHQARATGFPIGKRFKSAEVTRVCDGNPVHLGHHAKADGRWRVYVFADAARAGEASAVADLADWLASAPDSPLAATPEELDADAWFDVKIVYQQPHTEVDLGAVPAVFLPRSGPFELIDYEHVYAADPEHDIFAARGLDRGGAVVVVRPDQYVANVLPLTATDELAAFFDGVHRGSAAERAADRV; encoded by the coding sequence GTGCAGTTCCACCACCACGGGTACGTGTCCGGCGACCCGCGGGTCGAGCCCGCGGCGGGCGTCGGCGTGAACCGCCCAGACGAGCTGCCCGACGAGGTCGACGTGCTGATCGTCGGCTCGGGCCCGGCCGGCATGATCGCCGCGGCCCAGCTCGCGCAGTTCCCGGACGTGGTCACCCGCCTCGTCGAGCGCCGCCCCGGCCGGCTCGAGATCGGGCAGGCCGACGGCATCCAGGCGCGCAGCGTCGAGACCTTCCAAGCGTTCGGCTTCGCCGAGCGCATCACGGCCGAGGCCTACCGCATCACCGAGATGGCGTTCTGGAAGCCCGATCCCGCCGACCCGGCGCGCATCCACCGCGCGGCCCGCGCCGTCGACGACCCGACCGGCATCAGCGAGTTCCCGCACCTCCTCGTGAACCAGGCGCGCGTGCTCGACTACTTCGCCGAGTACGCGGTGAACTCGCCGGCGCGGGTGCGCCCCGACTACGGCTATGAGTTCACGGGGCTGCAGGTCGCCGAACACGGCGACCACCCCGTCGCGGTCACGCTCCGGCGCACCGCCGGCCCCGACGAAGGACGCGAGCGCGTCGTGCACGCCAAGTACGTGCTCGGCGCCGACGGCGCGCGCAGCCGCGTGCGCGCCGCGATCGGCTGCCACATGGCCGGCGATCAGGCGAACCACGCGTGGGGCGTGATGGACGTGCTGGCCGTCACCGACTTCCCCGACATCCGCACGAAGTGCTCGATCCAGTCCGAGGCCGGCAACATCCTGCTCATCCCGCGCGAGGGCGGCTACCTGTTCCGCATGTACGTCGACCTCGGCGAGGTCGGGGCCGACGATCACGGCGCGGTGCGCCAGACCACGATCGAGCAGATCATCGCCAGGGCCAACGAGATCATGCACCCGTACACGCTCGATGTGCGCAACGTCGCGTGGCACAGCGTCTACGAGGTCGGTCACCGGCTCACCGACCGGTTCGACGACGTGACGGATGTCTCGGGCGGCCGCACGCCTCGCGTCTTCATCGCCGGCGACGCGTGCCACACGCACAGCGCCAAGGCCGGCCAGGGCATGAACGTCTCGATGCAGGACGGCTGGAACCTCGCGTGGAAGCTCGGGCACGTGCTCGAGGGCCGCAGCCCCGAGTCGTTGCTGGCGACGTACTCGGCCGAGCGGCAGGTCGTCGCGCAGAACCTCATCGACTTCGACCGGACGTGGTCGACGCTCATGGCCACCAAACCCGAGGATCTCGCCGACCCCGCCGAGCTCGAGGAGTTCTACGTGCGCACCGCCGAGTTCCCGGCCGGGTTCATGACGCAGTACACGCGGTCGCTCATCGTCGGCGACGCGGCACATCAGGCACGCGCGACGGGCTTCCCGATCGGCAAGCGCTTCAAGTCGGCCGAGGTCACCCGCGTCTGCGACGGCAACCCCGTGCACCTCGGACACCATGCGAAGGCCGACGGCCGCTGGCGGGTGTACGTCTTCGCCGACGCCGCGCGTGCCGGTGAGGCATCCGCCGTCGCCGACCTCGCCGACTGGCTCGCGAGTGCGCCCGACTCGCCGCTCGCAGCGACACCCGAAGAGCTCGACGCGGACGCCTGGTTCGACGTCAAGATCGTGTACCAGCAGCCGCACACCGAGGTCGATCTCGGCGCCGTGCCCGCGGTGTTCCTGCCGCGCAGCGGCCCCTTCGAACTCATCGACTACGAGCACGTCTACGCGGCCGACCCCGAACACGACATCTTCGCGGCGCGCGGCCTCGACCGCGGAGGTGCCGTCGTGGTCGTGCGGCCCGACCAGTACGTCGCGAACGTGCTGCCGCTCACGGCGACCGACGAGCTCGCCGCGTTCTTCGACGGCGTGCACCGCGGCTCAGCCGCCGAGCGCGCCGCGGATCGTGTGTGA
- a CDS encoding bifunctional nuclease family protein, which yields MVQVRVLGIALDAARQHIVLLKPLFDDDDESRVLPIWIGTQEATSILIAISGERAPRPLTHDLMTSLLGMLGAEVTRVEVTRIEAGTFFAEITLSTPTGTRVIDARPSDAVAVAVRTDASIFVADEVLAEAGIPAEMADIHADEEPDEAKLDEFKRFLDEVDPEDFQG from the coding sequence ATGGTCCAGGTTCGGGTGCTCGGGATCGCGCTCGACGCCGCGCGGCAGCACATCGTATTGCTCAAGCCGCTGTTCGACGACGACGATGAGTCCCGGGTCCTGCCCATCTGGATCGGTACGCAGGAGGCGACGTCGATCCTCATCGCGATCTCCGGCGAACGGGCGCCTCGCCCGCTGACGCACGACCTGATGACGTCGCTGCTCGGGATGCTCGGCGCCGAGGTGACGCGGGTCGAGGTCACCCGCATCGAGGCGGGTACGTTCTTCGCTGAGATCACGCTGTCGACACCGACGGGCACGCGCGTCATCGACGCCCGGCCATCGGACGCCGTCGCCGTCGCCGTGCGCACCGACGCATCGATCTTCGTCGCTGACGAGGTGCTGGCCGAGGCGGGGATCCCGGCCGAGATGGCTGACATCCATGCCGATGAGGAGCCCGACGAGGCGAAGCTCGACGAGTTCAAACGCTTCCTCGACGAGGTCGACCCCGAGGACTTCCAAGGCTAG
- a CDS encoding glycoside hydrolase family 65 protein, which translates to MTDPLPFDVAPWSIGLSGLDESELAHRESVFALSNGHVGWRGTLDEGDPHGITGSYLNGVFERHPMPYAEAGYGYPSSGESVINVPNGKVIRLFVDDEPFDVRRGEVHRHEQRLDFRDGTLHREVEWTSPAGRRIRVTSTRLVSLSHRPVAAVRYVVEAVDGPATMTLQSELVANEALPEVHPDDRVKEVLDEPLAACGAFVLGTSATLVHETYESGQRIAVAMDHTVSAPGRAIVETEVSDHLARTTISARLEAGERLEVVKHVGHEWSATLDPQALRDRADAAVDEARRAGWAGLTAGQRERLDAFWTCADVEIEGSPRLQQAVRFALFHVFQSAARLEVRSVPGKGLTGAGYEGHTFWDFEGFVLPVLTSTAPEAARQALMWRHATLDHARERARQLKLAGAAFAWRTIDGRESSGYWPASTVAFHVNADIAAAVLHYVRATGDDAFLRDVGVELLAETARLWMALGRWDDDGRFHLDGVTGPDEYTAVVDDNVFTNLMAGQNLEFAAAAARRHADRARDLGVTGDEIDAWERAAGAVAIPFDERRGVHAQSAGFTDHARWAFERTTADQYPLQAHFPYFDLYRKQVVKQADLTLAMFFAPDAFTPEQKAANFGYYEQLTVRDSSLSAAVQAVVAAEVGHLDLAADYLAEAATLDLDDLHDNTDEGMHMASLAGIWTALTCGFGGMRDSDAGVRFAPRLPPQLTRIAFGIKLAGHTLRLEVRPDATTYRLSDGPPVTVHHFGEPVELEAGHPLTLPTPPLPDAGPRPTQPKHRAPRPFAEALRA; encoded by the coding sequence ATGACCGACCCCCTTCCCTTCGACGTCGCTCCGTGGAGCATCGGCCTGAGCGGCCTCGACGAGTCGGAGCTCGCGCACCGCGAGTCGGTGTTCGCACTGTCGAACGGTCACGTGGGATGGCGCGGCACGCTCGACGAGGGCGACCCGCACGGCATCACGGGCAGCTACCTGAACGGTGTGTTCGAGCGGCACCCGATGCCCTACGCGGAGGCGGGCTACGGCTACCCGAGCTCGGGCGAGAGCGTCATCAACGTGCCGAACGGCAAGGTCATCCGGCTGTTCGTCGACGACGAGCCGTTCGACGTGCGCCGCGGCGAGGTGCACCGGCACGAGCAGCGCCTGGACTTCCGTGACGGCACCCTGCACCGCGAGGTCGAGTGGACGTCGCCGGCGGGCCGGCGCATCAGGGTCACCTCGACCCGGCTGGTGTCGCTGTCGCACCGCCCGGTCGCGGCGGTGCGCTACGTGGTCGAGGCCGTCGACGGCCCCGCCACGATGACGCTGCAGTCCGAGCTCGTCGCGAACGAGGCCCTGCCCGAGGTGCACCCCGACGACCGGGTCAAAGAGGTGCTCGACGAGCCGCTCGCCGCGTGCGGCGCGTTCGTGCTCGGCACCTCGGCGACGCTCGTGCACGAGACGTATGAGAGCGGTCAGCGCATCGCGGTCGCGATGGACCACACGGTGTCCGCACCGGGCCGGGCGATCGTCGAGACCGAGGTCTCCGACCATCTCGCCCGCACGACCATCAGCGCCCGCCTCGAGGCGGGCGAACGACTCGAGGTCGTCAAGCACGTGGGCCACGAGTGGTCGGCGACGCTGGACCCGCAGGCGCTCCGCGATCGAGCGGATGCCGCGGTCGACGAAGCCCGGCGTGCTGGCTGGGCGGGCCTCACCGCCGGCCAGCGCGAGCGACTCGACGCCTTCTGGACGTGCGCCGACGTCGAGATCGAGGGTTCGCCGCGCCTCCAGCAGGCGGTGCGGTTCGCCCTGTTCCACGTCTTCCAGTCGGCGGCGCGACTCGAGGTGCGCTCGGTCCCCGGCAAGGGGCTCACCGGCGCCGGCTACGAAGGGCACACCTTCTGGGACTTCGAGGGATTCGTGCTCCCCGTGCTGACGTCGACGGCGCCCGAGGCGGCGCGGCAGGCACTGATGTGGCGGCACGCGACGCTCGATCACGCGCGCGAGCGCGCGCGGCAGCTGAAGCTCGCGGGGGCGGCGTTCGCGTGGCGCACCATCGACGGGCGAGAGAGCTCGGGCTATTGGCCGGCGAGCACCGTGGCCTTCCACGTGAACGCCGACATCGCCGCGGCGGTGCTGCACTACGTCCGGGCGACCGGGGACGACGCGTTCCTACGCGACGTCGGCGTCGAGCTGCTGGCCGAGACGGCGCGGCTCTGGATGGCGCTCGGCCGCTGGGACGACGACGGCCGCTTCCACCTCGATGGCGTCACCGGACCCGACGAGTACACGGCGGTCGTCGACGACAACGTGTTCACGAACCTCATGGCCGGGCAGAACCTCGAGTTCGCGGCGGCGGCCGCACGTCGTCACGCCGATCGGGCGCGCGACCTCGGCGTGACCGGCGACGAGATCGACGCCTGGGAGAGGGCGGCGGGCGCCGTCGCGATCCCGTTCGATGAGCGGCGCGGGGTGCACGCCCAGTCGGCGGGCTTCACCGATCACGCGCGCTGGGCGTTCGAACGCACGACGGCCGACCAGTACCCGCTGCAAGCGCACTTCCCGTACTTCGACCTCTATCGCAAGCAGGTCGTCAAACAGGCCGACCTCACGCTCGCCATGTTCTTCGCGCCCGACGCGTTCACGCCCGAGCAGAAGGCCGCGAACTTCGGCTACTACGAGCAGCTCACGGTACGCGACTCGTCGCTTTCGGCGGCGGTCCAGGCGGTCGTCGCGGCCGAGGTCGGCCACCTCGATCTCGCCGCCGACTACCTCGCCGAGGCGGCGACCCTCGACCTCGACGACCTGCACGACAACACGGACGAAGGGATGCACATGGCCTCGCTCGCGGGCATCTGGACCGCACTCACGTGCGGCTTCGGCGGCATGCGCGACAGCGACGCCGGGGTACGGTTCGCGCCGCGGCTGCCGCCGCAGCTCACGCGCATCGCGTTCGGCATCAAGCTCGCGGGTCACACGCTCCGGCTCGAGGTGCGACCGGATGCCACGACCTACCGTCTGAGCGACGGCCCCCCGGTGACCGTGCATCACTTCGGCGAGCCGGTCGAGCTCGAGGCGGGGCATCCGCTCACCCTGCCGACGCCGCCGCTGCCCGACGCCGGTCCTCGCCCGACCCAGCCGAAGCATCGCGCTCCGCGCCCCTTCGCGGAGGCGCTCCGCGCCTGA
- a CDS encoding alpha/beta fold hydrolase, producing MSGSRDAAERLVLIHGGGVGPWMWRAQADAFSTRFDVCTPTLPGHDPARPGEEFGDHEAAARSVAEQAGLDRPGPPATVVGFSLGGQVALTLAAMHPDRVGRLVVVSSIVEPMPSMAASVGLLRPMIGLTRNERFARAQARTLFVPDADFADYFALSRAMSANTLVNLTRANFTFAVPESVTASERPALLMMGSRERGTLRRGMIRLHDRWAASELAMFEGGGHGVMLSHPDAFDARFSAWLDSTTERLDDAP from the coding sequence GTGAGCGGCTCGCGCGACGCGGCCGAACGGCTCGTCCTCATCCACGGCGGCGGCGTCGGGCCATGGATGTGGCGCGCGCAGGCCGACGCCTTCTCGACCCGGTTCGACGTGTGCACGCCGACGCTGCCGGGGCATGACCCCGCGCGTCCGGGTGAGGAGTTCGGCGACCACGAGGCAGCAGCGCGCTCGGTCGCCGAGCAGGCCGGGCTCGACCGGCCCGGCCCGCCCGCCACCGTCGTCGGCTTCTCGCTCGGCGGCCAGGTCGCGCTGACCCTCGCGGCGATGCATCCCGACCGGGTTGGCCGACTCGTCGTCGTCAGCTCGATCGTCGAGCCGATGCCGTCCATGGCGGCGTCGGTGGGGCTGCTGCGGCCCATGATCGGCCTGACCAGGAACGAGCGCTTCGCACGGGCGCAGGCCCGAACCCTGTTCGTGCCCGATGCCGACTTCGCCGACTACTTCGCGCTGTCGCGCGCCATGTCGGCGAACACCCTTGTGAACCTCACCCGGGCGAACTTCACGTTCGCGGTCCCCGAATCGGTGACCGCGTCCGAACGACCGGCATTGCTCATGATGGGTTCGCGCGAACGCGGCACGCTGCGCCGCGGCATGATCCGGCTGCACGACCGATGGGCCGCCAGTGAGCTCGCGATGTTCGAGGGCGGCGGGCACGGCGTGATGCTCTCGCATCCGGACGCCTTCGACGCGCGGTTCTCGGCGTGGCTGGACTCTACGACGGAGCGCCTCGACGACGCGCCGTAG